The following proteins come from a genomic window of Halorussus halophilus:
- a CDS encoding cupin domain-containing protein, whose protein sequence is MSQTPKPLVRRADDIEYESVGAAEGMSKGVLISEEQGAPHFAIRRFELDAGAEVPKHTNEVEHEQYVLEGEYVVGIDGEEYTVSAGDSLLIPAGVVHWYRNEGDDAGAFLCAVPNGNDEIELLE, encoded by the coding sequence ATGAGCCAGACACCCAAGCCACTGGTGCGACGCGCAGACGACATCGAGTACGAGTCGGTCGGTGCCGCGGAGGGCATGTCGAAGGGCGTCCTCATCTCCGAGGAGCAGGGCGCGCCCCACTTCGCAATTCGGCGGTTCGAACTGGACGCAGGTGCGGAAGTACCGAAGCACACCAACGAAGTCGAACACGAACAGTACGTCCTCGAAGGCGAGTACGTCGTGGGAATTGATGGAGAGGAGTACACCGTCAGCGCGGGCGACTCGCTACTCATTCCGGCGGGTGTCGTCCACTGGTACCGCAACGAGGGAGACGACGCTGGTGCCTTCCTCTGTGCGGTTCCCAACGGTAACGACGAGATAGAACTGCTGGAGTAG
- a CDS encoding DEAD/DEAH box helicase has protein sequence MSKQVPQVDTLFLHESVSGDYVAVVNRDRERVLQAKLELKETNAGPRPAKFRVLEGTSEEPRSPDQFIEIARRAERIRISQQTSEQAREEFQEMLDGYQLDAKAVRTCRFCASDGYYSPITSDTAIDAGKEYICPDCAKEELERELAFQGDLTRAAKDRLEDLLLEVQDLERITNLLKGQLDPDLTKFDEISANVEDVDPVPVPDLDLHPGIQNLLESRFEELLPVQSLAVENGLLDGDDQLVVSATATGKTLVGEMTGIDRVLNGQGKMLFLVPLVALANQKHEDFEDEYGDLVDVTIRVGASRVRDDGHAFDPSADVIVGTYEGIDHALRTGRNLGDIGTVVIDEVHTLKEQERGHRLDGLIARLKHYCETRAKKQNDYGGAQWVYLSATVGNPGSLAKSLEANLVEFEERPVPLERHVTFADGQEKPEIENKLVRREYDRKSSKDYRGQTIIFTNSRRRCHEISRRLEYSSAPYHAGLDYGRRKKVERMFADQDLAAVVTTAALAAGVDFPASQVVFDTLAMGIEWLSVQEFHQMLGRAGRPDYHDRGKVYVLVEPDCSYHNSMEMTEDEVAFKLLKGEMENVETLYDESAAIEETLANLTVGGSQAKRLNGRMIGDVPTKHAVGKLLEYDFIEGLSPTDLGRVVTTHFLAPDEAFRILDGVRKEKTPFEIVADLELYGDEE, from the coding sequence GTGTCAAAGCAGGTCCCGCAGGTCGATACGCTGTTCCTCCACGAGTCGGTCAGCGGCGACTACGTCGCAGTCGTGAACCGAGACCGGGAGCGCGTGTTGCAAGCGAAGCTAGAGCTCAAGGAGACGAACGCCGGGCCGCGTCCGGCGAAGTTCCGCGTCCTCGAAGGAACGAGCGAGGAGCCACGGAGTCCCGACCAGTTTATCGAAATCGCTCGCAGAGCCGAGCGCATCCGCATCTCACAGCAGACTTCCGAGCAAGCACGCGAGGAGTTCCAAGAGATGCTCGACGGCTACCAACTGGACGCGAAGGCAGTCCGGACTTGTCGGTTCTGCGCCTCCGACGGCTACTACTCGCCGATTACGTCCGACACCGCAATCGACGCGGGTAAGGAGTACATCTGCCCCGACTGCGCGAAAGAGGAACTGGAACGAGAACTCGCCTTCCAAGGCGACTTGACGCGGGCCGCCAAGGACCGCCTCGAAGACCTCTTGCTGGAGGTCCAAGACCTCGAACGCATCACGAACCTGCTGAAAGGGCAACTCGACCCGGACCTGACGAAGTTCGACGAAATCAGCGCGAACGTCGAGGACGTGGACCCCGTTCCGGTCCCCGACTTAGACCTCCACCCCGGTATCCAGAACCTGTTGGAAAGCCGGTTCGAGGAACTCCTTCCAGTGCAAAGCCTCGCGGTGGAGAACGGCCTGCTCGACGGCGACGACCAGTTGGTCGTGAGCGCGACGGCGACAGGCAAGACGCTGGTCGGCGAGATGACCGGCATCGACCGCGTGCTGAACGGACAGGGCAAGATGCTCTTTTTGGTGCCGCTCGTCGCGCTTGCCAACCAGAAGCACGAGGACTTCGAAGACGAGTACGGCGACCTCGTGGACGTGACGATTCGCGTCGGCGCGAGCAGGGTCCGCGACGACGGCCACGCCTTCGACCCGAGCGCGGACGTGATAGTGGGGACCTACGAAGGCATCGACCACGCCCTTCGGACAGGGAGAAACTTGGGCGACATCGGCACCGTCGTCATCGACGAGGTGCACACGCTCAAAGAGCAGGAGCGCGGTCACCGTCTGGACGGCCTCATCGCGCGCCTGAAACACTACTGCGAGACCCGAGCGAAGAAGCAGAACGACTACGGCGGTGCCCAATGGGTCTACCTCTCCGCGACGGTCGGGAACCCCGGTTCGCTCGCCAAGTCACTCGAAGCCAATCTCGTGGAGTTCGAAGAGCGCCCGGTCCCGCTCGAACGCCACGTCACCTTCGCCGACGGCCAAGAGAAGCCCGAAATCGAGAACAAACTGGTCAGGCGCGAGTACGACCGGAAATCTTCCAAGGACTACCGCGGCCAGACCATCATCTTCACGAACTCGCGGCGGCGCTGTCACGAGATTTCCCGGAGACTGGAGTACAGTTCCGCGCCGTACCACGCCGGACTGGACTACGGCCGCCGGAAGAAGGTCGAGCGCATGTTCGCCGACCAAGATTTGGCGGCAGTCGTGACGACTGCCGCGCTCGCCGCAGGTGTGGACTTCCCGGCCTCGCAGGTCGTCTTCGACACGCTAGCGATGGGTATAGAATGGCTCTCCGTCCAGGAGTTCCACCAGATGCTCGGCCGCGCGGGACGCCCGGACTACCACGACCGCGGGAAGGTGTACGTCCTCGTCGAACCCGACTGCTCGTACCACAACAGCATGGAGATGACCGAGGACGAAGTCGCGTTCAAACTCCTCAAAGGCGAGATGGAGAACGTCGAGACCCTCTACGACGAGAGTGCGGCTATCGAGGAAACCTTGGCGAACCTCACTGTTGGTGGGTCCCAAGCCAAGCGACTCAACGGCCGGATGATAGGCGACGTGCCGACGAAACACGCAGTCGGCAAACTGCTTGAGTACGACTTCATCGAGGGACTTTCGCCGACCGACTTAGGCCGCGTCGTCACCACCCACTTCCTCGCGCCGGACGAGGCGTTCCGGATTCTGGACGGCGTCCGCAAGGAGAAGACGCCGTTCGAAATCGTCGCCGACCTCGAACTGTACGGCGACGAAGAGTGA
- a CDS encoding CBS domain-containing protein, with protein sequence MRSFTVGRAFGIPIKLDLTFLLILPIFAWIIGSQVGQWVDILNLLWGIDLQNGTLTAGPMPWILGAVSAIGLFAGVVLHELGHSLVAMRYGFPINSITLWIFGGIAQLTDQPEDWRQELAIAIAGPAVSIALGVVSYVFALFLIPNGFPTARFIFGYLALMNLVLAAFNLLPGFPMDGGRVLRALLARNRSFADATRTAAEVGKMFAVLLGLFGLLQFNIILIGIAFFIYIGATSEAQQTVMSTAFRDVRVRDVMTSTTDLDVVSPDTSIADLFETMFRQRHTGYPVLDDGRLVGMITLEDAREVPQVERDAYRVEDVMTTDLKTIPAAGDAISAFEKLQQHGIGRLLVIDADGELAGIISRTDLLTAFDIIQKSGRMEEVTPVEKPSQ encoded by the coding sequence ATGAGGAGCTTCACGGTCGGTCGAGCGTTCGGTATTCCCATCAAACTCGACCTGACGTTCCTGCTGATACTCCCTATCTTCGCGTGGATTATCGGCTCACAGGTCGGCCAGTGGGTCGATATCCTCAACCTACTCTGGGGAATCGACCTCCAAAACGGGACACTCACGGCAGGACCGATGCCGTGGATACTGGGCGCAGTCTCGGCCATCGGACTGTTCGCTGGCGTCGTGTTGCACGAACTCGGCCACTCGCTGGTGGCGATGCGCTACGGCTTCCCCATCAACTCCATCACGCTGTGGATTTTCGGCGGCATCGCTCAACTCACCGACCAACCAGAAGACTGGCGACAGGAACTCGCCATCGCCATCGCCGGACCGGCTGTCAGCATCGCGCTGGGCGTCGTCTCGTACGTGTTCGCGCTGTTCCTGATTCCCAACGGATTTCCGACGGCGAGGTTCATCTTCGGCTATCTCGCGCTGATGAACCTCGTCCTCGCGGCGTTCAACCTCCTGCCGGGCTTCCCGATGGACGGCGGACGAGTCCTTCGAGCACTGCTGGCGCGCAATCGGTCGTTCGCCGACGCGACCCGAACCGCCGCCGAAGTCGGGAAGATGTTCGCCGTCCTGCTCGGCCTGTTCGGCCTGTTGCAGTTCAACATCATCCTCATCGGTATCGCGTTCTTCATCTACATCGGCGCGACGAGCGAGGCCCAACAGACGGTGATGTCCACGGCGTTTCGCGACGTGCGCGTGCGCGACGTGATGACCTCGACTACCGACCTCGACGTCGTCTCGCCGGACACGTCGATCGCGGACCTCTTCGAGACGATGTTCCGCCAGCGACACACTGGCTATCCGGTCTTAGACGACGGCCGACTCGTCGGCATGATAACGCTGGAGGACGCCCGCGAGGTGCCACAGGTCGAGCGCGACGCCTACCGAGTCGAAGACGTGATGACCACCGACCTGAAGACGATTCCAGCGGCCGGCGACGCCATCTCGGCCTTCGAGAAGCTCCAACAGCACGGCATCGGTCGGCTGCTCGTCATCGACGCTGACGGCGAACTCGCGGGCATCATCTCGCGGACAGACCTGCTGACTGCCTTCGACATTATCCAGAAGAGTGGCCGCATGGAAGAGGTTACGCCGGTCGAGAAGCCTTCGCAGTAA
- a CDS encoding RNA-guided endonuclease InsQ/TnpB family protein has translation MADTEYFRRTAVTGLSVGPAEAERLRGLIEEWKRGCQLAVNEAWGVCHTRSEVQQLAYDTLREETTLGSQHVVLATHRAAEAIKRAQDRDGSKPEFTSPSVTFDTRTMTVFDDRTVSLTTTDERVRCDLSLSADGGYQAQFLDDEQWEPAKSTLHYRDGEFVLHLGFRTPRPEVEPPTEGATVLGVDLGVENLAVTSTARFFSAGELNHRREQFEQVRASLSATGTRSASRTLKQAGYSVDQFVRGRLHEVANGIVDEAEQYDCQLVAFGELSEVVDILPEADPFHEWLFSQLLSLVEYRAAARDISVVQVNPEYTSQRCMECGFTHPENRNLDEGQFECLKCEASANDDYNAAKNIAFRCVRRGPLSSRGLGASACALRSGLISPNDGFTPYAELTDAPRSD, from the coding sequence GTGGCGGACACCGAGTATTTCAGACGGACGGCGGTTACCGGTCTCTCTGTCGGACCCGCAGAAGCGGAGCGGCTTCGCGGACTTATCGAAGAGTGGAAACGCGGCTGTCAACTCGCGGTCAACGAGGCGTGGGGTGTCTGTCACACCCGGAGCGAAGTACAGCAACTCGCCTACGACACGCTCCGCGAGGAGACGACGCTCGGGAGCCAGCACGTCGTGTTGGCGACTCATCGAGCCGCGGAGGCTATCAAGCGTGCACAGGACCGAGACGGCTCGAAACCGGAGTTTACGAGCCCGTCGGTCACGTTCGACACCCGGACGATGACCGTTTTCGACGACCGGACGGTCAGTCTGACGACGACCGACGAACGCGTGCGTTGTGACCTCTCGCTTTCAGCCGACGGTGGCTATCAAGCGCAGTTTCTAGACGACGAGCAGTGGGAACCCGCCAAGAGCACCCTCCACTATCGCGACGGCGAGTTCGTCCTGCATTTGGGATTCCGCACGCCGCGCCCGGAAGTCGAACCACCGACAGAGGGCGCGACCGTCTTGGGCGTCGATTTGGGCGTCGAGAACCTCGCGGTGACGAGTACCGCCCGATTCTTTTCGGCGGGCGAACTGAACCACCGCCGCGAGCAGTTCGAGCAAGTCCGGGCGTCGCTTTCGGCGACCGGAACGCGGAGCGCCTCGCGCACGCTGAAGCAAGCAGGCTACAGCGTGGACCAGTTCGTCCGCGGACGACTCCACGAGGTGGCGAACGGCATCGTGGACGAAGCCGAGCAGTACGACTGCCAACTCGTCGCGTTCGGCGAACTGAGTGAGGTCGTAGACATCCTGCCCGAAGCAGACCCGTTCCACGAGTGGCTGTTCTCCCAACTGCTCTCGCTGGTAGAGTACCGCGCCGCAGCGCGCGACATCTCGGTCGTGCAAGTCAATCCGGAGTACACGAGCCAACGCTGCATGGAGTGTGGCTTTACCCACCCGGAAAACCGAAATCTGGACGAGGGGCAGTTCGAGTGCCTGAAGTGCGAAGCCTCGGCCAACGACGACTACAACGCCGCGAAGAACATCGCGTTCCGGTGTGTGCGCCGTGGCCCGCTCTCCTCCCGTGGTCTCGGTGCGTCGGCCTGCGCGCTTCGCTCGGGTCTCATCAGTCCCAACGACGGATTCACGCCGTACGCGGAACTCACGGACGCACCGCGGTCTGATTGA
- a CDS encoding HalOD1 output domain-containing protein: MGTAETEVGYGVSAPLYETRHDDDTSLGVTIIDAIAAVEEIDPMCEDLGLYESVDLEAVETLFEHRPSGERWRFEFTAGGYTVIVDGDGFVTVFE; the protein is encoded by the coding sequence ATGGGTACGGCAGAAACTGAAGTGGGATACGGTGTTTCAGCACCGTTGTACGAGACGCGACACGACGACGACACGTCACTCGGTGTAACGATAATCGACGCAATCGCGGCGGTCGAAGAAATCGACCCGATGTGCGAAGACCTCGGTCTGTACGAATCTGTAGATTTAGAGGCAGTCGAGACGCTGTTCGAACACCGGCCGTCCGGCGAGCGATGGCGGTTCGAGTTCACTGCTGGTGGGTACACCGTCATCGTGGACGGCGACGGTTTCGTCACTGTCTTCGAATAG
- a CDS encoding triose-phosphate isomerase, translating to MTLPYPSFLVNFKVYDGTSAEDGVALAKTIEAVQEATAANFVVAPQTPDLRLVAENTSLPVVAQSVDAGGTGRGNGAILPETVRKAGADGVVVNHPESQATLAEMEETVQACTDCDLETIVCVDTLEKGRAVLSFDPDCLLFENPDDIATGNSLPESNPELVREFVAMVEETAPETRVLLGGGISERSDVERAFELGADAAGAASAAVQADDQRKWFESIASAFEVAD from the coding sequence ATGACGCTCCCCTACCCCAGTTTTCTCGTTAATTTCAAGGTGTACGACGGAACGAGCGCCGAGGACGGCGTGGCGCTGGCGAAGACCATCGAAGCAGTACAGGAGGCGACGGCGGCCAACTTCGTCGTCGCGCCACAGACGCCGGACCTGCGACTCGTCGCCGAGAACACGTCGCTCCCGGTGGTCGCACAGTCGGTCGATGCCGGTGGGACGGGCCGGGGGAACGGCGCGATTCTGCCCGAGACAGTACGGAAAGCGGGTGCTGATGGCGTAGTTGTGAATCATCCGGAATCGCAAGCGACGCTAGCAGAGATGGAGGAGACTGTACAGGCCTGCACAGACTGCGACTTGGAGACCATCGTCTGCGTCGATACGCTGGAGAAAGGGCGCGCTGTCCTCTCGTTCGACCCCGACTGTCTCCTGTTCGAGAATCCCGACGACATCGCGACGGGGAACTCGCTTCCCGAGTCGAATCCCGAACTCGTCCGGGAGTTCGTGGCGATGGTCGAAGAAACTGCACCGGAGACGAGAGTGCTTCTGGGCGGCGGCATCAGCGAGCGAAGCGACGTCGAGCGCGCCTTCGAACTAGGTGCGGACGCAGCGGGTGCGGCCTCTGCGGCGGTGCAAGCCGACGACCAGCGGAAGTGGTTTGAGTCAATTGCGAGTGCGTTCGAGGTGGCGGATTAG
- a CDS encoding SLC13 family permease: protein MLVVFAIILVALVLFATEPVPIDITAIGIMVSLMVLEPWTQVTPAQGVSGFASTATVTVLAMFVLSYGVQRTGAVQILGQKIAAFTRDDETKQLGATIGVVGPISGFINNTAAVAILLPMVTDLAHEGKTSPSKLLIPLSYASMFGGMLTLVGTSTNILASDLVARLAADQPQVFPELHAFSMFEFTGLGLVVTVIGTVYLMTVGRWLLPERIPPKEDLTEEFEMGNYLTEVVVREDSPLVGQTVGEALTETDLDVDLVQLIRDGQTFVEPLRPKQIRPDDIFAVRTDRDTLVELLDAEGLSLISEFDVSDEELEGNDTERSLVEVVISPRSSLVGETLATANFRDRYDATVLALRRGPELIRKRMDHTELQVGDTLLVQATPESISRLNVNRDFIVAQEIERPDYREGKIALAIGIVAAVVAVAALNILPIMVSALAGALVMVVTGVLKPPEVYDAVEWDVIFLLAGVIPLGIAMEQTGAANLLADLVVASADFLPAVAVLGVFYLVTAILTNIVSNNASVVLMIPVAAEAARQLDANAFAFVLAVTFAASTAFMTPVGYQTNLFVYGPGGYKFTDYVKVGTPLQLVFAVVTTVGIAAIWGV from the coding sequence ATGCTCGTAGTGTTCGCCATTATCCTCGTCGCGCTCGTCCTGTTTGCGACGGAACCGGTTCCTATCGACATCACGGCTATCGGCATCATGGTGTCGCTGATGGTGCTCGAACCGTGGACGCAGGTGACGCCAGCACAGGGCGTTTCGGGATTCGCCAGCACTGCGACTGTGACGGTACTGGCGATGTTCGTCCTGAGCTACGGCGTCCAGCGAACCGGTGCGGTCCAGATTCTCGGCCAGAAGATTGCGGCGTTCACCCGCGACGACGAGACGAAGCAACTCGGCGCGACTATCGGCGTCGTCGGGCCGATTTCGGGGTTCATCAACAACACCGCCGCGGTGGCGATTCTGTTGCCGATGGTGACCGACCTCGCCCACGAGGGCAAGACATCGCCGTCGAAACTGCTCATTCCGCTGTCCTACGCGTCGATGTTCGGCGGCATGTTGACACTCGTCGGCACCTCGACCAACATCCTCGCGAGCGACCTCGTGGCCCGACTCGCCGCCGACCAACCGCAGGTCTTCCCGGAACTACACGCGTTCTCGATGTTCGAGTTCACCGGTCTCGGTCTCGTCGTCACCGTCATCGGCACGGTTTATTTGATGACCGTCGGGCGGTGGCTTCTCCCCGAACGAATCCCGCCGAAAGAAGACCTCACCGAAGAGTTCGAGATGGGGAACTACCTGACGGAAGTCGTCGTCCGCGAAGACTCCCCGCTCGTCGGCCAGACCGTCGGCGAGGCACTCACGGAGACCGACCTCGACGTAGACCTCGTTCAACTCATCCGCGACGGCCAAACGTTCGTCGAACCGCTCCGCCCGAAACAGATTCGCCCCGACGACATCTTCGCAGTTCGAACCGACCGGGATACGCTGGTCGAACTCCTCGACGCCGAGGGTCTCTCGCTTATTTCGGAGTTCGACGTGAGCGACGAGGAGTTAGAAGGCAACGATACCGAGCGAAGCCTCGTCGAAGTCGTCATCTCGCCGCGCTCCTCGCTCGTCGGCGAGACGCTCGCAACCGCGAACTTCCGGGACCGCTACGACGCCACCGTCCTCGCGCTCCGTCGCGGTCCCGAACTCATCCGGAAACGGATGGACCACACCGAGTTGCAAGTCGGCGACACCTTGCTGGTGCAGGCGACGCCCGAGAGCATCTCTCGGCTGAACGTCAATCGCGACTTTATCGTCGCCCAAGAAATCGAGCGCCCCGACTACCGCGAGGGCAAAATCGCGCTCGCAATCGGTATCGTCGCCGCCGTCGTCGCGGTTGCGGCACTAAACATTCTTCCTATCATGGTCTCCGCGCTCGCGGGCGCACTGGTCATGGTCGTCACTGGCGTGCTGAAACCGCCGGAAGTGTACGACGCTGTCGAGTGGGACGTTATCTTCCTGCTCGCGGGCGTCATTCCGCTCGGCATCGCCATGGAGCAGACCGGCGCGGCGAACCTGCTGGCGGACCTCGTAGTCGCGAGTGCAGACTTCCTCCCCGCAGTCGCCGTTCTTGGGGTCTTCTATCTCGTGACGGCGATTCTGACGAACATCGTCAGCAACAACGCCAGCGTCGTGCTGATGATTCCGGTCGCCGCCGAAGCGGCCAGACAACTCGATGCCAACGCCTTCGCGTTCGTGCTGGCGGTAACGTTCGCCGCCTCGACGGCATTCATGACGCCTGTGGGTTACCAGACGAACCTCTTCGTCTATGGTCCCGGCGGGTACAAGTTCACCGACTACGTGAAGGTCGGCACGCCCCTGCAGTTGGTCTTCGCCGTCGTGACGACGGTCGGCATCGCGGCGATTTGGGGCGTGTGA
- a CDS encoding hydantoinase/oxoprolinase family protein has protein sequence MIPPRIGVDVGGTFTDVTLLTTDGELVTAKVPSTADQSDGVLDGIEKACEAGDVDPADLREFAHAMTVSTNALLERDGAKTALVTTEGFRDVLEIGRQTRPDLYDLDAEKPDPLVPRRHRYELAERATAEGVRAPVDDSEIDALAEQLHAADVESVAVVFLHAYATPENERAVAERLRAELDVPVSASHEVLAEFREYERTATTAVDAYVTPTIDSYLGRLEQRALDAGVPAPRIMQSNGGITDAKTARSNAATTALSGPAAGVVGANQIAGETTNEQNLDGLVTLDMGGTSSDVSLVREGAAEQTTDTTIADVPIRLPMVDIHTIGSGGGSIARIDAGGALRVGPESAGSEPGPACYGKGGTDPTVTDANVVLGYIGDTAALGGELTIDDEAARDALESLADEADLDSAREVAAGVYDVANANMSRAVRSVTVERGYDPREFGLVAFGGAGPMHAAPVADALGIDTVVVPLAGGVLSAYGLLAADERYDEVRTHLVSLGEAEGGEIESIFADLEASVLDNFADGAGDAADADEADASVEYAADLRYEGQSFELSVPVDTGGDGLELSRLRERFHAAHEQAYGYSVEEAIELVNLRVTASIENETTNPTYEPEGDSYRASRTAFFGGDAFETDIYRRRGLEVGAEIDGPAVVEQAESTTVIPPDWDGVVQGDGTLVLTRGEKR, from the coding sequence ATGATCCCTCCCAGAATCGGCGTTGACGTGGGCGGCACGTTCACCGACGTGACTCTGCTCACGACCGACGGCGAACTGGTGACCGCGAAGGTCCCCTCGACGGCCGACCAGAGCGACGGCGTCCTCGACGGCATCGAGAAGGCCTGTGAGGCAGGCGACGTAGACCCCGCCGACCTGCGCGAGTTCGCGCACGCGATGACCGTCTCGACGAACGCCCTGCTCGAACGCGACGGCGCGAAGACCGCGCTCGTCACGACCGAGGGGTTCCGCGACGTGCTCGAAATCGGTCGCCAGACGCGACCGGACCTCTACGACTTAGACGCCGAGAAGCCAGACCCGCTCGTCCCGCGACGCCACCGCTACGAACTCGCCGAGCGGGCGACGGCGGAGGGAGTCAGGGCACCGGTAGACGACTCTGAAATCGACGCGCTCGCCGAACAATTGCACGCCGCCGACGTAGAGAGCGTGGCCGTCGTCTTTCTGCACGCCTACGCGACTCCCGAAAACGAGCGTGCGGTCGCCGAGCGACTTCGCGCCGAACTCGACGTGCCGGTGTCGGCGTCCCACGAAGTCCTCGCGGAGTTCCGCGAGTACGAACGCACGGCGACGACGGCAGTCGATGCCTACGTCACGCCGACAATCGACTCGTATCTCGGCCGTCTCGAACAGCGGGCACTCGATGCAGGCGTGCCAGCGCCCCGAATCATGCAGTCGAACGGCGGCATCACCGACGCGAAGACTGCCCGGTCGAACGCCGCAACGACCGCTTTGTCGGGACCTGCGGCGGGCGTCGTCGGCGCGAATCAGATCGCAGGCGAGACGACGAACGAACAGAATCTCGACGGTCTCGTCACGCTCGACATGGGCGGCACGTCGAGCGACGTGAGCCTCGTCCGCGAGGGCGCGGCCGAGCAGACGACCGACACGACGATAGCCGACGTGCCGATTCGACTGCCGATGGTCGATATCCACACCATCGGCTCGGGTGGTGGGAGCATCGCCCGAATCGACGCCGGTGGCGCGCTCCGCGTCGGTCCCGAGTCGGCGGGTTCCGAACCGGGTCCGGCCTGCTACGGCAAGGGCGGCACCGACCCGACCGTCACCGACGCGAACGTCGTCCTCGGCTACATCGGCGACACGGCCGCTCTCGGTGGGGAACTCACCATCGACGACGAGGCTGCACGCGACGCCCTCGAATCGCTCGCCGACGAAGCAGATCTCGACTCGGCGCGCGAGGTCGCGGCGGGCGTCTACGACGTGGCCAACGCGAACATGAGCAGAGCGGTTCGCTCGGTGACGGTCGAACGAGGATACGACCCTCGTGAGTTCGGACTGGTCGCCTTCGGCGGCGCGGGACCGATGCACGCCGCACCGGTCGCCGACGCCCTCGGTATCGACACCGTCGTCGTCCCGCTGGCAGGTGGCGTCCTCTCGGCGTACGGCCTGCTCGCGGCCGACGAACGCTACGACGAGGTTCGGACACATCTGGTCTCGCTGGGCGAGGCAGAAGGCGGCGAAATCGAGTCGATTTTCGCCGACCTCGAAGCGAGCGTCCTCGACAACTTCGCCGACGGAGCAGGAGACGCGGCCGACGCAGACGAAGCCGATGCGAGTGTCGAATACGCCGCAGACCTCCGATACGAGGGCCAGAGCTTCGAACTCTCGGTGCCGGTCGATACCGGCGGCGACGGCCTCGAACTGTCTCGACTCCGCGAGCGATTCCACGCCGCTCACGAGCAGGCCTACGGCTACAGCGTCGAGGAAGCAATCGAACTCGTCAACCTCCGGGTCACCGCGTCGATAGAAAACGAGACGACGAATCCGACCTACGAACCCGAGGGCGACAGCTATCGCGCCAGTCGAACCGCGTTCTTCGGTGGTGACGCGTTCGAGACGGACATCTACCGTCGGCGTGGGCTCGAAGTCGGTGCCGAAATCGACGGCCCGGCAGTGGTCGAGCAGGCCGAGAGTACGACCGTGATTCCTCCCGATTGGGACGGCGTCGTCCAAGGGGACGGGACGCTCGTCCTGACGCGAGGTGAGAAAAGATGA
- the dps gene encoding DNA starvation/stationary phase protection protein Dps, which yields MSIQPSQHQQSWFRTANDLSPQTRASSVELLNQSLADTTDLMTQLKYAHWNVKGRNFYQFHLLFDEIAEVLEEHADDIAERATELGGEATGTVRMAASSSRIPEIPERVTTGPEYVAALVERVAIHAANLRANIDASMSYGDQDTGDLYAELSREIDKQLWFLEAHQQARERVETPQATGQVTGSQPMAEQTAGNRQMTGQEQMGRQQTGQTVGAAMGQQTGVARQQTSETGQQTDTTGQPVSVGQTAREQWNVSQVGSQQHAQQPRYGGGPMS from the coding sequence ATGAGCATACAACCTAGCCAGCACCAGCAGAGTTGGTTCCGGACCGCGAACGACCTGTCACCACAGACTAGAGCCTCGTCCGTCGAACTACTGAATCAGAGCCTCGCGGACACGACGGACCTGATGACGCAACTGAAGTACGCCCATTGGAACGTCAAGGGGCGGAACTTCTACCAGTTCCACCTGTTGTTCGACGAGATAGCCGAAGTGCTGGAAGAACACGCCGACGACATCGCCGAGCGCGCGACCGAACTGGGCGGGGAAGCGACCGGCACGGTTCGAATGGCGGCGTCGAGTTCGCGAATTCCCGAGATACCAGAGCGCGTCACCACAGGACCGGAGTACGTCGCGGCACTCGTGGAACGGGTGGCGATTCACGCCGCGAACCTGCGAGCGAACATCGACGCCTCGATGAGTTACGGCGACCAGGACACGGGCGACCTGTACGCCGAACTATCCCGTGAAATCGACAAACAACTGTGGTTCCTCGAAGCCCATCAGCAGGCCCGCGAGCGAGTCGAGACACCACAGGCGACGGGACAAGTGACGGGGAGCCAGCCGATGGCCGAGCAGACGGCGGGGAATCGACAGATGACGGGACAGGAGCAGATGGGCAGACAACAGACCGGCCAAACAGTTGGAGCGGCGATGGGCCAACAGACCGGAGTGGCCCGACAACAGACCAGTGAGACTGGACAGCAGACAGACACTACTGGACAACCGGTGAGCGTCGGCCAGACCGCGAGAGAGCAGTGGAACGTCTCGCAGGTCGGCAGCCAACAGCACGCACAGCAGCCACGGTACGGAGGGGGACCGATGTCCTAG
- a CDS encoding rubrerythrin-like domain-containing protein produces MAPEKSNETTDANDQPRDTFECSNCGYRTQAEHNPGDCPECGGEMQNISRGRDT; encoded by the coding sequence ATGGCACCCGAAAAATCGAACGAAACTACCGACGCAAACGACCAGCCTCGCGATACGTTCGAGTGTTCGAACTGCGGTTACCGAACCCAAGCGGAACACAACCCCGGCGACTGTCCCGAATGCGGCGGCGAGATGCAGAACATCAGTCGTGGACGCGATACGTAG